TTTCAAAACTGGATGACTGCATTGAATATGTGTCGTCACATGTAAGTAGCTTGAACCACTGTCAGTGATCTATTCGCAGGATCATGTGATGGCAGGATTCATAACActggttattttattattacagccCAATTTCAAGGACTACCCAGTTTATTTGGCCAAGTTTAAACAATGTCTTTCCAAAGCTATGCACTTCATGAAGATTTACATTGTAAACACTATGCAGAACCTCACAAGCCAGTTAACGAAACGGGTAAGACGCGTTTATTTGCTCTTTGTTCCTTCACAGGCACCTGCTGTTGTATTCATATACTGATGTGATGTGGCATTGGATGTTTCTAGTCCACTGTCAAAGCTTGATCTAATGTCTTTCTGTCACCACCAGGATCCGATGGGCCTGGCCAATGCAGATAATGCCTTTACACTTTACTATGTTAAGTTCAGAGCGGCTGCACCTAAAGTCAACGTGAGCATAATGTTTATGTCTTTCTCATTGTTTTGCACAACGCATTTTCTATAATGTTTAATTaacaataacattttttttctcagtcACTAATTGAACAGATAGAGCAGCGAGCAGAGAAGATTCCAGAGTGAGCAGTGTCATTTTATGGATCTGTGATTTTCTTTCTTCTGGATGGTACTTTCTCTAAATGAAGGTATCTCCTCTCTCAATCAATGCGAGCAGATACCATCAGCTCCTGGGTGACATCCATCAGTGCTACCTGGACCAGAGAGAGCAGCTCCTGAGTCCCAGCATCACCTCCACCATTACTGACCTGACCAACCAAAACAACAAGGACCACTGTGCTCTGGTAAGAAATGGCTAGTTCACAGTGTAAGCTGCCCTTTAGATATGGCAAATGACATTTACTAAGAATGCTCATGTAAGAACCTCAGGGATGTTTTCTGCAGAGTGCACAAAGCTTTGTGCGTGTGATAAGCAGGCATGCAGTGCATGAGTGAGTTACCGTGTGGGGTCTCTAGTGTTTGTAGACATGATTGTTCTTACTCTTGTGTTTGAAGACAGaaataaattaatacatttgATAGGTTTACATACATTGACCAACTTTAATTTGGTTTTCCTCTAGTTTTCCTACATAAATATGTGTagttatttctttttattccttTTAAATTAAGCTCCTTTTAATCTAGTTAAGTGGTGACATGCTAATGGTCAAATTTATTCTGTAATAACTGTTGTTATAGAAGAAAGTAGTGGGTGATTATGTTATTTGTTGGTGCAGGTTCGCAGTGGCTGTGCCTTTATGGTTCACGTGTGCCAGGATGAGCACCAGCTGTACAACGAGTTCTTCTCTAAGCCGACACCTAAGCTAGAGTGAGTAGCAACGTCAAACCCTGTAACATGATCACTGGACTCTggcgttgtgtgtttgttcaagGTGCACAATAGCTGGTTCAGGTTTGTCTTGTTATGTTCCGTGTTTCTAATGACACTTCAATCAGCACAGTGGACAATTTCTACCACTCTTATATATATACTTATGCCATACTTTCTTATTTATAGACTTCAGTGGAGCCTGACGGTTAAAATGCACTAAGTGTAATTACAGATGTCTCTGATCCCCAACAGTGAGCTTCTTGAGAAGCTATGTTTGTCACTGTATGATGTCCTCCGGCCTCTAATCATCCATATCATCCACTTGGAAACCTTGTCTGAGCTCTGCAGCATCCTGAAGAATGAGATGCTAGAAGATCACGTTCATAACAACAGTAGGTCCTTAGTTCTTTTCAGCACAACTTTCTTGTCACATGGGAGCTTAAAAGCATTGCCAGCatcttttaaaaaatgtttttttaatgatgttCTTGTGCCAAAAGTGACAGTTCCAGATGTCAGACAACATTAACAATTTCACTCATAAATGTCACTCATATGTCTTCaagcagtaaataaaaaaaaaaaaaaaacgtggtcATGGTGCTTATGTTTGTTAATCTTTCTAATACTGTATCTTTTTactcactgtcactgtctgccACTCCAACAAAGTGCTGGACTTTTGAACTGACAAACTTTCCTGTGATTTTGATACTTGCTGAACTGTAAacttgcgtgtgtgtttgcgtgtgtgtgcaggtgctcaGTTGGGTGCCTTTGATGCAGTGGTGAAGCAGATGCTGGAAGATGTCCAGGAGAGACTGGTCTATAGGACGCACATTTACATTCAGACTGATATCATAGGCTACAACCCAGCTCCAGGGGATCTGGCCTATCCTGAGAAACTGGAGATGATGGAGGTAGCTGCAAATAAAACTCCAGTTTAACGTCTAGCTTAATGTGAAGGAAGGCTACAGTACTGAGAAACCACAGCAAAAGGGAATTTGGGATTTTCTATCTACCAATTGTAGAAGATTTAAAAAGGTTTAAGTTTAATTATGCAAATGTAAGGCCTCAGATTAAACATCCCTGAGTTGTAGCTTATATGTAACCTGTAATATAAACCCCCCTAATACACTTGGGATTGGATATAAATTGATTCCttccattctgtctgtctaaaAGACTCGTTTTGCAAATTGAGTGTTATCTTGTGTTAAATTGCCCTTTAGAAGACGTTAGGCCTGTAATTGCAGCCAAAATGGAAAAATGTGACGCTCCATCATGTAACACTGCCTGCTAACGTTTGCCTTTGCTGTCATCAACAGAGAATCGCTCAAAGCTTGAAGGAAGAGCAGATGAAGCATATGTCACAAGAGTCGGCGTTTTCTGATGTACAGCTTGAGGATCCTGATGGTAGAAGAAACAGCAATGTTGGTCTGTGTTTCCAAATTGTGACACTTGCGTCTTCACAACTTTTGCTGTTGCTGTCGTTTGCCTGATGGCTCCTTTTTTTCATTTGCGCGGCGAACACAGGGGCTTTAGAAGCATCGCGCCTGCAGACATCGATCTCTCCCGCTGATCTGCACGGCATGTGGTATCCTACCGTCAGACGAACACTGGTTTGCCTGTCCAAGCTCTACAGATGTATAGATGTTAGTGCTAAATTTTTATTACTTTCAAATACAAAGTCTTGTAAAACTGCACAATATATCGTCTTTTCaccttttgcctttttatttatttatttcttgcCGTGACTTGGTCTTTTTCCAGAGAGCAGTCTTCCAGGGTTTATCTCAAGAGGCCTTatctgcctgcatccagtccctgcttAAAGCATCTGATATCATCCTCAAAAACAAGGTTGGCATACAGGAGTACTTTGTATTTTTACAGAAGTTTCATATTTGTGGTGCTGTCATAATAGCTGGATACGTGCCCGTCTTTTGACATGGTAAATAAGATCAGTTTGCTCCTAGATAAAAAAGTCTCTTATCTTAGCCAATTCCTTTGGGCTACTGGATCCTTAACTAAAGTAGTGGCGCATCATTTGAAGTTTATTTTAATAGTGCTTTGTTATGCTCCACAGTGTAGTCAGCACACCTCATCCTTTATTTACGGACTTAGATCAGCTTTGCTGTCAATATTTGTGCTAACTGGCCCGTTTAAAACCTAATATCTTGAACTAAACCAGCAGCACGTTTGGTCTCGGATGATGCGTTCCCCCCCTTGTTGATGATGCCTTTCTTTAATGTTTGAGTCGCTGGATGGGCAATAAGTGGTCTCTGCAGCTCTTTTCTTCATGGTAATCTGTCCCTTTCTGGCTACGGTTAATCAGTACTTATTAATTAGGCGTATTCCCTCGCTGTCGCTCAGCATTCCGTGTTTTGTGCAGCTCGGATCGTCAGATGCCCTTTTGTGCTGGCGGCCTGGAGTGTGCCTTTAACAGTGTGCTATCACTTTCTGTAGACGCAAATAGACGGGCAACTTTTCCTGATCAAGCACCTGCTGATATTGCGTGAACAGATTGCCCCATTTCACACCGATTTTGCCATCAAGGAAATCTCACTGGACCTGAAGAAAACGCGAGGTAGGATAATTAAAGGTGGAGGGAACATTGGTGTTCGGCTCCATAAAGCCAGTCATTACATTCTCATGCTCATTAGGCAACCTGTGCCTATCGCATGCACCAGTGGCAACAATTAATGTGGAAATTACAACGTAATCCAACACCATAATGTACATTAACCAATGGCTCACAGGGCAGATTTGCTCCTCCTATCACCCTCATCTCAGTCAAGGTCATATTAAATTTGTAGCACTAGAGGGCACTGTAATTCTACGTCAGCCCAGATTTAATCTCTGCTTTGTGTTAAGATGCTGCCTTCAAAATCCTCAACCCTAAGGCTGTTCCCAAATTCTTCCGACTTAACAGTCACAACGCAATACTTGAATTCCTTTTGGAggtagtgtgtttttttttgcctttttctaTTAAATATACC
This genomic interval from Betta splendens chromosome 21, fBetSpl5.4, whole genome shotgun sequence contains the following:
- the cog3 gene encoding conserved oligomeric Golgi complex subunit 3 codes for the protein MAFTDQSLLDITEKETREKLSLWDRRTDATAPLTEKQMDSVLEIRAAAETLSLPSELPIEDLCSLSSRSLQSPFTATVPDSTEDILLKGFRTLDMENDRIETAQQFFAWFAKLQARMDQDESSNYRQTRDDLNCYQEHCDAILKDAGTALAHLDSLQKQYLFVSNKTGTLHEACEQLLKEQSELVDLAESIQQKLSYFNELENINTKLNSPTLSVNSEGFIPMLSKLDDCIEYVSSHPNFKDYPVYLAKFKQCLSKAMHFMKIYIVNTMQNLTSQLTKRDPMGLANADNAFTLYYVKFRAAAPKVNSLIEQIEQRAEKIPEYHQLLGDIHQCYLDQREQLLSPSITSTITDLTNQNNKDHCALVRSGCAFMVHVCQDEHQLYNEFFSKPTPKLDELLEKLCLSLYDVLRPLIIHIIHLETLSELCSILKNEMLEDHVHNNSAQLGAFDAVVKQMLEDVQERLVYRTHIYIQTDIIGYNPAPGDLAYPEKLEMMERIAQSLKEEQMKHMSQESAFSDVQLEDPDGRRNSNVGALEASRLQTSISPADLHGMWYPTVRRTLVCLSKLYRCIDRAVFQGLSQEALSACIQSLLKASDIILKNKTQIDGQLFLIKHLLILREQIAPFHTDFAIKEISLDLKKTRDAAFKILNPKAVPKFFRLNSHNAILEFLLEGTPEIKEHYIDSKKDVDRHLKFSCEQFIQQQTQIFVGALEEFVTKVADLKSMAKDGGINYSLSQLPWAQPEKINDLVMATYRVMKSKLPSTLQSMSFYLANRDTEFILFKPVRNNIQQVFQRLHACLQEEYSGEDLQIIACPSMEQINLLLSVNK